The Desmodus rotundus isolate HL8 chromosome 13, HLdesRot8A.1, whole genome shotgun sequence sequence ttcttatgGTTGTAgtggtcatcatcatcatcatcatcatctttttttttcttttaagaagacCTACCTTTTAGTTCCTAACAAGGCCTTGGCTTACTTCCCATACTTTTTAGGTTAACACAAATCAGATCACTGTGGTGAGTTCATATTTCACTACATACATGTGTGACTGATTTCATTTCCTGGCAGTGATACGCATTTGGGAAAAGTAAAGTCTAActgaaattcaatttaaaagCAAGGTTTTACACTTATCTGAGATGTGGGATGCTTTACTTGATTTTATTCTTAACCAGACAATGATTCAAAAAAGACCAAAGTTCTGCCTAAAATGTTAGTGCATTCCCTCTtgtcacaaaagaaaaaccaTTCGTTCTAGCTCCTTGGGTTCTAGCTCCTTTGTCAGGGCTTTGCCAAAATTGTCAAATTGTGAGagtaaaaacatgaattttattctgttcttcctgttattatatatgtattacatattacatatcacagatttttaaaaagtacataaatcttaaaaaattttaaattagatcCATAAAAGGTAGTTTATATTGAGGTTGATTTATATCTGCTTTTAACTAGATTTACTCCTCTTACTTTTTTTAGAGACACGTGAACACCACTGACGGATATAAAATGGACAACAATTTTACCACACCCTCTACAGACACTCAGGAGAGTGACTGTGATCTCTACGCACACCACGACACAGCCAGGATATTAATGCCTCTGCATTACAGCATTGTCTTTATAATTGGGCTTGTGGGAAACTTGTTAGCCTTGGTTGTCATTAttcaaaacaggaagaaaatcaaCTCTACCACACTATATTCAACAAATCTGGTAATTTCTGATATACTTTTTACCACCGCTTTGCCTACGCGGATAGCCTACTATGCACTGGGCTTTGACTGGAGAATCGGTGAGGCCTTGTGCAGGGTAACTGCTCTTGTGTTTTATATCAATACATATGCAGGGGTGAACTTCATGACCTGCCTGAGCATAGACCGGTTCTTTGCTGTGGTGCATCCTCTGCGATACAACAAGATGAAAAGAATTGAACATGCAAAAGGCATTTGCATATTCGTCTGGATTCTAGTATTTGCTCAAACACTCCCATTACTCATAAAATCTATGTCAAAGCAGGAGAATGGAAGGACTACATGCATGGAATACCCAAattttgaagaaacaaaatctcTTCCCTGGATTCTGCTCGGTGCATGTTTCATAGGATATGTGCTTCCACTCATGATTATTCTCATCTGCTATTCTCAAATCTGTTGCAAACTCTTTAAAACTGCCAAACAAAACCCACTAGCTGAGAAATCCGGTGTAAACAAAAAGGCTCtcaatacaattatttttataattgttgtgTTTATTCTCTGTTTCACACCTTACCATGTAGCAATTATTCAGCACATGATTAAGAAGCTACGTTTTCCTAATTTCCTGGAATGTAGCCCAAGACATTCATTCCAGATTTCTCTGCACTTCACAGTGTGCCTGATGAACTTTAATTGCTGCATGGAcccttttatatatttctttgcatGTAAAGGTTACAAGAGAAAGGTTATGAAGATGCTGAAACGTCAAGTCAGTGTATCAATTTCCAGTGCTGTGAAGTCAGCCCCTGAAGAAAACTCACGTGAAATGACAGAAACTCAAATAATGTTACATTCCAAgtctttaagtgaaaaataaaaagaaattaaatcttgGATGTATAGCAAAGTAAACTGTATGACAAACTTTGCAGGACTTTTCTTATAAAGCAAAACGATTCTTAAACTTCCAATTTGAACTCTTAAATTCCTGTCATTGGGCGCTatttcccttcccacctccaacTTGGAAGTAACctgataaatacacattttttacaTTCAAGTAACAATATAAAGCAAAGTTCTAATTTGTAAATGTGAGATTATACCAAAAGGAAGACTATTTTAATAACTCAGTATAGAAAGAATTGTTTTGTGTTAATGAAAAATTTCATCATTCACATTTGCTGCCAACAtctgtcaaaataaaaaagactgttAAGATTGTATATAGCCAGTGTAAAAATGTTAATATCAtaaggtatttctttttttgataatgtatttcttcaatccatttttttttcctcttagacTTTATTTCCTCAATAACacaagctttttgttttgttttgttctgagtCACAAAGTTTTGTTTCAAAGAACTCGTGGAATAAAGAACAGGATTCTACAAAATTGAGTATGTCCTTCAATGCTCATTGTCATCTATCAGCAAAAGTTACAAGGAGGCTATAATTTAGTGGTAGATTTGGAAAGCAACACTATAGTACATGATGACAGTGACAGAGGCAATGAAATCACTGAGCTCTTCCTTCAAATGGCCAGCATAGTAAGGGCCACTGCTCAGGAATATAACAAAGGCTCTATGTGGAGGTACCCATAAGGAACAGGGGCCACTTGATAAATGCTTCtagggaataaaaaatatatacaaatagccctggctggtgtagctcagtggactgagtgctggcttgcgaacaaaagggtcaccggttcgattcccagtcagggcacatacctgggttaacagccaggtctccagcagggggtgcacaagaggcaaccacacattgatgtttctctccctctctttctccatcccttaccctctctagaagtaaataaataaaatctttaaaaacatatacttGGTTTGTCTTGGGTCTCTGGggaatcatttcttttcttttttgtttgttttttaattcacagGTTGATAGTATCCTGTACCTTTCAATGGTTTGGGTTACCAGAAAGGGTAGGAAGGATAAACAGCAGGCGGTGTAGTTGCTGCTTGCCTAAAAAAGATAGGGAATAAATTGCAAAATTATAAACTTAAGAGTTCCCAGGATTCTTTACAACATTATATATTTGCTCAAATGAGTACCTTAGTATGAGTAGTATGACTACTACGAGTATCTACCAGCTAAATTTGTTTTACTCAACCCTGAAATACCCCAGTACAGTATCTATGTTAGCAATGATACCAATTTTGATAATGGAAATAAtttcataaagaaacaaaatgctgTATCATAAGTcatcctttaaatttttattaggcTTTTTATCctggaaatattttgttttaaattcttactCATTTTCAACTTTTATCCTGTAAGAAAATTACCTTAATGGTTGATTCAATGTCATTTACTGAGTACTTTCAGATTTGGATTGCATTAACTTCACAAAAAGCTCCCTGACCTTAAAGCCACTGACAAAAATAGGTACTGATTTTTTAAACACctgtaggggtgtccaacctttagGTGTCtcagggccacactggaagaatagTTGTCTTGGAATACACAGTAAATAtactgcaacacataatcacaaaaaaatctcttacggttttaagtaaatttacgattttgtgttgggccacattcatagccatcctgagccacatgtggcctgtgggccgcaggttggacacccctgctttatggAGACAGGTGAGACCACATGGATGGAGGTCGGAATCTTAGGGCCTTTCCTTCACCTATAAACCTTCCCcagtaaagaagaagaaaagacacaACATTAAATTTCATGCATGTAGTGAATTTTTTAagtgaagggggagggagaaagacagggagagaaacacagattgaTTGCCTTTTGCCCCAAatggagatggaacctgcaacctaggtatgtgccctgactgggaatcgaaccttcgacctttcactttgcaggacaatgaccaaccaactaagccacaccaaccagggcttcaTGTCATCTGAGTTGGGTTCCATATGAGAAACCACTGTGAAAGCTACTAAAGGAAAGCCAGAGACAAAGTTTCCTTAATTCCAGAGTATCTTTATGGTATACTATGACTACATTTGATCATAAACTATTCTTTGTATGAATCAACATCCTGCTTCACAGCACTGAGAGGACTCTTTTATCTTCTGTGAAGTTAACCATATTTACTTCCTCCAAAATcttatgtttatttctaaaaggATCAtttggttaattaaaaaaaaaccctcaatggTATTTAGTTCAAATCAGTATAAATGCATTGATTCTTCAGTGATATCACAGAATAGTACAGATAGTATAGAATAGTAAATGTTAGATGTTAGAAAGGACATCAGGTAAATATGAAGAGCTCAGTAACTTACAAAATAGTCCACACAGTATGTAATGTTTTCCTTTACACAATCCTGTGAAACAGGATGAGCAGATAGTATTGGCCACACTTTACAAATAAACCTAAGTTAAGAAAAAGCACCTGGTAAATCAGAGGCAGCATGAGGAATGTAACCCTAACTCCATAAAGAATACAGAACTGAATCAGACCAAAAATGTAATAGAAGGCTTAATTGTTTCATTATATACCAGCAGACAGTCCATCCTTAAATAGGACAAATAACCAACAGTTGGTAGATTATAAACTCAGCTAGGCTGTCAATTTATGCGGATGAGGATGTCATCCATTATATATACAAAGCACATGGTACAGAGCCTGGTCCACAGAAAGTTCTCAAATCTCCATCTAATCAAAAAGCACCTATTCTGTACTATTACTAACATTCTAAAGTTCTACCGAAATATCTGAAGTTCTTAATTTCTCAATGAAGTGACAAGGAACCCCTAAATGATTAATTACATGTTAGACCATAGGTGTAACTGAAGATCATTACCCTCTAATGCCCTGTAATTTAAACCAGAGCTATTAAAAGATAGAGCTGAGGGTCATatgctgatcgatgtttctctctctcccttttcctcttttcctccctccctccctcttcctctactTCTCCCTTCGTCTCtgaacataccctcaggtgaggattaaaaaaatatagctaACTGCCCAACAAgacaatttaaatgtatatacagaAATATGTTCTTTTTGGAAATGATTTCATATTTCAAGAGGCAAAGGGCAGTGACACCtaccaatcaataaaaaaagtacCAGCCAATTTTAAAAGGGGAAGCACTGATCTTAAATTAGCCCTTAAAATTATCTATTTTGGTCACTTTTTAGCCCATTGTGATTTATTATTCTTTGCAAAGCTAAAAATATTTGCTCACTGACTATTCAGGTAAGAATGAAAAGCTGGTCTGTTGACAATATGGCCCATTCTTTTTAATTCAGGCAGGACTAAATGTACCCATGAGAACTGCTGTCAACAGAAGTCTATTTTATATTCATCTCCGAAAAACTGATCACTTTGAGATAATCCCCAAATTTTATTTCAACTAAAAGCTCTATTCGCTAATAAGGAACAATTATTTACTGTTTATTACATGCCACTTTTCAGAGCACATGATAAGCATTatctatttaatcctcactactGTAAGAGATGGGTACAAatactatctccattttgctgGTGAGGAAACTAGAATGCCAGGCCACATGGAGAGGTGGAGCCAGCAATTAAATCCAAACCATCTGACATCAGTGCCTGTAGCCTGACTTGGAGTCTGAGGAAGGACGTCATCACTTCTAGAAACATGTCCATTATGAGATGGCTCTATTCCTCTACTTCCTGTGGCCTTCTGTGGCTTGGATATCTCTCATCACCACATTGGGACTTTAGCCCATCTTCTTTCCCTGCAGGGACCCCTAATTTCTCTGCAAACTCAAGCTTCTTTCTCTCAGTCACTCACCCCTCATCATCCTTCTCTCATCCATGGTATTTAGCCAGTGAATCTTGCTTGGGTTTTCCCCTCTTGCACTCTCTCTTGCCCATCTTTTCTCTGCACAGCATCATCATCCTAGTCCAGACACTAGCATCACAGACATATTAGTACAACTTCTCTCCTACTGGCCCCCTCAACTGCTATACCAAAAGCCAGCagattaataataacaataataaatacttgCTAAAAATTATGTTACAGTGCTCtaacacacatatgtgtgtgtgttttctcattCAAGCCTCACAACTCACAATAATTCTGTGAGGCTCTTCTCATTactacccattttacagacaaggaaattaTGCCCCAGAAagctgagtaacttgcccaaggtcacacagctagtaagagggAGAGCCAGACTCTAGACAGGCAGTCTATTTCCAGGGTATGCACTCTTGATTATTATATCTCTCTCTTAAACAAGTAGAATTATATGCCCTAGATTCTCAGAGAGCCTTGGGAGAGACACTTACTGCTCACTGAAAACTCTTAAGTTCACTAGAGGGGCACATGTGACTACTTTTGGCCAATCAAAAGTGGCATATGTCACTTTTAGGCTGAAGCATTAGAGCGCACTGAGGAATATTCCATCCCACTCTTCTCTCCTACCACAGCAACCAGCATGGGTCCTTGAATGAGTAAATGGAGAATTCCCCACCCCCATATCCCATCCACCTGTGTGAGCCAAGTAGTGCAAACAAGAAATACACTTATGCAGCGATTTTCAATCAGTATGACTATTTagcaggggcactgacctcttttccctgagaattgtcaaataaaaaaaaaa is a genomic window containing:
- the GPR183 gene encoding G-protein coupled receptor 183 — protein: MDNNFTTPSTDTQESDCDLYAHHDTARILMPLHYSIVFIIGLVGNLLALVVIIQNRKKINSTTLYSTNLVISDILFTTALPTRIAYYALGFDWRIGEALCRVTALVFYINTYAGVNFMTCLSIDRFFAVVHPLRYNKMKRIEHAKGICIFVWILVFAQTLPLLIKSMSKQENGRTTCMEYPNFEETKSLPWILLGACFIGYVLPLMIILICYSQICCKLFKTAKQNPLAEKSGVNKKALNTIIFIIVVFILCFTPYHVAIIQHMIKKLRFPNFLECSPRHSFQISLHFTVCLMNFNCCMDPFIYFFACKGYKRKVMKMLKRQVSVSISSAVKSAPEENSREMTETQIMLHSKSLSEK